The DNA segment TAATGAATGCTTTTGCGTCATCAGATAGTTCATCGTAAGAAGTTTTTCCTGCACAGTCTTTGAAAAGTACATCTAATTTAGTAATAGAGATTTGTGTTGCGCCATTAAGCATAATTGCACGCCTAGCTAAATCAAAATCAAAGTCGGCAGCCCTTCTTTGACGACCAGTGACAGTACCAAATTCAGACCAACCTTTTTTTTCTGCATCCTCAAGGGAAAGTTCTTTGTCGAGAGGTCCAGTTCCAACACGTGTGACATATGATTTGAATACAACAATTACTTCATCAACTTTAGTAGGACCAAGACCAATATCAGCACAAATTCCTGAGGCAGTAACATCTTTTGAAGTAACAAATGGATAGGTTCCATGCCATAATGAAAGGAATGTTCCTTGAGTTCCCTCTACTAAGACATTTTCATTTGCATCAAGTGCAGAATTTACTTCTAAAGGAACGTCAATAATTAATGAAGATAAAGAATCAAAATCTTTTGCCATCTTTAAAATTCTCATTGCACGGTCAGCATTTGCAGGACCTGTGCCTGAACCGGTACTTCCAATTTTTTCTTTTAATTCCCCTTTTGAATCTCTATTTAGATGGGTTTCTTCAATAACTCCACATTGTTTATCAATAAATGCACGACCCACAACATCAAAATCTTGAATTTCCTTGTTAAGAACATCAGGATTAATTACGACACCAGGTCCAATCATTACTTTGGCATTTTTATTTAGAAATCCACTTGGGAGCATTCTTACTTTATACACTTTATCTCCATCTCTAATTGTATGACCAGCATTTGGACCAGCGCCACCACGTACAATTATTTTTGGATTATCTTTAATTGCTAAATATGAAATGATCTTTCCTTTACCCTCATCTCCAAAAAATCCGCCAACAACAACAGTGGATGTCATGTTGTTCAGCGTCTATTTCGTTTATTTAAGCTAAAGTGTTTCACATGATTTTATATTCAACAAGGATTCGTTTAGATCGATGGTCGG comes from the Candidatus Nitrosopumilus sediminis genome and includes:
- a CDS encoding adenylosuccinate synthetase, which translates into the protein MTSTVVVGGFFGDEGKGKIISYLAIKDNPKIIVRGGAGPNAGHTIRDGDKVYKVRMLPSGFLNKNAKVMIGPGVVINPDVLNKEIQDFDVVGRAFIDKQCGVIEETHLNRDSKGELKEKIGSTGSGTGPANADRAMRILKMAKDFDSLSSLIIDVPLEVNSALDANENVLVEGTQGTFLSLWHGTYPFVTSKDVTASGICADIGLGPTKVDEVIVVFKSYVTRVGTGPLDKELSLEDAEKKGWSEFGTVTGRQRRAADFDFDLARRAIMLNGATQISITKLDVLFKDCAGKTSYDELSDDAKAFITNIEKKLNTPVTIIGTGPAVNDVVDRRN